The following nucleotide sequence is from Chlamydiota bacterium.
GGATCGTGCGCCTAGAATTTGTTCAAGGGCCTTAACAGCACTCGCCCTTACAAGCCACAGATCATCCTCGAGACACTTTAGGAGCGCTACAACACTCCGCCGATCTCTCATGTCTCCCAGACATTCGCATGCGGCCGAACGCACATCTCCTGATGTGTCGCTGGTCAGCGCTTCAACCTCTTTCACAAGGTGTTGAGGTTTTAGCCCAACCAATATCCGAAGTCCCAAAAACCGCATGGAGGGGTCTTGATCCTTGAGCAACCGTGCTGTTTCTGCAGATATTCCTTGAGGAAATTGTCCTAATAAAGAAACAATTTTATGATGGTAAAGAGGCCTTTGCTTTAAGAAATCGAGTAGGATTTTAGCGGAGTCGATCGTTTTGGTCTGTGCCAGTGCAATCATCGAAAAATAGCAAATGTCTTCATCTTTGTCCCATAACGATTTTTTAAAGACATCTGATAGGGAAGGACTCTCACAATATCCAAGACTTAGAATGGCTTCAATACGGGACCATTTATTTCTAGATAGATAGGCTATTTTCTCAAGTTGAGCGATACGGTCTTGATGGAGAAAAATTTTTCTAAAAATTTCCTGTTCAGATTTATTAAAAAAAGCCAGTTCACGGTTTCGATTGGTCTCGATATCTAGAAATAGACTTGATTTCAAAATCACCTTTTAGGGTGCCCAGATTCGCACTTCCACGTGACGCAATGTGTGAAATCCCGTACGAGGTGTTCAGATAATGGTTTCTAAAATAATAAGTCAATCCCAGGCTTACGAGTTGGCTGTCATTTTCAGCATAATCTCTATACGTATGACGGATCTCGCTATGGAGACCCTGATAGAGTGGATGGCTTAATTCAGCGATATTTTGAAATTGATAGAGATAAGTTGGAGCGATACCAAAGCCGATTTCTTCATGGATGTAAAAATCACTTAAATTGAAATAAGAACCTAAATTCAGGGCATGATCCACCAGGTGAAGCCTTTCAAACCTTGAATACGAAAAATAGGGGTTGATGTTTTTATACCTGGAGCCTACCGAGCCGGTTATTTCAGACCATGTACCATGATTGTTGCCAATTTTAACATTGCTTGCTTCATAAAAGGCAAAGGCAGAAAAATTATTTTTTCGTTCTTCTCCATGGAATGTGGAAAGCGAAGGCGCAATAGCTTTTGTCTGGCGTTCTATGTCAAGCGTTTCTGCGGGAGAGAGAAGGGGAATTCCAAAAAAACAAAAAATGAATAGTGCCCCCGCCTTTTTCTTCATGCTATTTTTTGTATTTTTCAGCGATACGAATAGCGGCACCGATATTCTCCACTTCCTTCTGTAGATCATCAGTTTTGAGTATAAATCCTGACGCATCCAACACATTTGCCAGACTAGACTTTTCCTCGCTTGAGAAAGCAGTCATGATAAAAATCGGCAGCCTCTTGTCCTCTTGACGGATCTTTTTTAAAACATCTAAGCCGTTGATTCCAGGCATCGTGACATCCATCAGGATGGCATCGGGCCTTTCAACTTTTACCTTTTGAAGAGCCTCTTCGCCACTCGTGGCCGTTACCACGGTATGTCCATTGGCTTCCAGTCTCGTTTTTACTATTTCTAAAAACTCTATTTCATCGTCAACAACCAATATCTTATTTTTATCCATAGTAACCTCCTGAAAATGTTCCAACCCATTTATGGAGTCGCTCCAAAAAAAATGCTTCATTCCAAAACTCCAGCATTCCTTCGCTCCCTCTTTTTAGAAAACGCTTCACGTCTTCTTTAACCCTTTCCCAATCCATGGATCGAATTTTCTTCTCCATTTCACGACAATACCAAGCCCGATCCACATTCAAATCCTGATTCTGCCAGGGTCCCTGTTGCTTATTGGCTGCAGCCAGGAATTTAAAATTAATGGGGGTCTTACGCGAAGTGTACCACACAAAATCATACCAGTCCCTTCCTTTGACATATTCGCGACAAAGGAGCGCATGACTTTTACCTGCAAACAAAGTAGGCAAATCATGCACCGTGACTGGAAAAGGAAATGGGAAATCCAAGAACTTCACTTCAAATTGGCTCCACTCGGGAGGGTT
It contains:
- a CDS encoding HEAT repeat domain-containing protein yields the protein MKSSLFLDIETNRNRELAFFNKSEQEIFRKIFLHQDRIAQLEKIAYLSRNKWSRIEAILSLGYCESPSLSDVFKKSLWDKDEDICYFSMIALAQTKTIDSAKILLDFLKQRPLYHHKIVSLLGQFPQGISAETARLLKDQDPSMRFLGLRILVGLKPQHLVKEVEALTSDTSGDVRSAACECLGDMRDRRSVVALLKCLEDDLWLVRASAVKALEQILGARSIPMIVHLIKDNSWLVIASVKKAIAKHIEDALPYMEKIFHGKDELAKKICVEIIETSGHAVHLCRNLLSENPGQKRQAVSIIDGILKSSPGYGLQVALNDLKSDERRAVLQIMQGINQECSKAMNQTNPVIK
- a CDS encoding response regulator, which produces MDKNKILVVDDEIEFLEIVKTRLEANGHTVVTATSGEEALQKVKVERPDAILMDVTMPGINGLDVLKKIRQEDKRLPIFIMTAFSSEEKSSLANVLDASGFILKTDDLQKEVENIGAAIRIAEKYKK
- a CDS encoding nucleotidyl transferase AbiEii/AbiGii toxin family protein; translated protein: MSVKIIQERLNSYACQTEQEEENALREITQEIALAALSRAGFFKEAAFQGGTCLRVLYGLERFSEDIDFALQAINRDFKLEGYLKNLAIEFQAYGYQLEVQDRQKVDDTVKKVFLKDDSVGKLLIFRHSRWTRASRKIRVKLEIDTNPPEWSQFEVKFLDFPFPFPVTVHDLPTLFAGKSHALLCREYVKGRDWYDFVWYTSRKTPINFKFLAAANKQQGPWQNQDLNVDRAWYCREMEKKIRSMDWERVKEDVKRFLKRGSEGMLEFWNEAFFLERLHKWVGTFSGGYYG